A genomic stretch from Neospora caninum Liverpool complete genome, chromosome III includes:
- a CDS encoding putative actin-like family protein ARP4a — MPPLAPPASSAAGPVAAPQVSPLPASASPPIGGEDVGALVIDIGTHTVRVGNGQEDCPRQFFLSCAGCETRAEKQTRTPPPGRSFCGNAEACCCCRHAGRTPPPSPAREACHNAEPSSVSSAGQNEATQATERSGDAKATSPGLCPTCACFGCSARRSDAQLVFPLSVYDRRPHCEVRKCLSYEVAETSSPALDPELRFDGDVFRTLVYRTVQGSSVSFRCAPAPAKLSPEKDSNLCTCCCAGVLSPPWPSGSFPEPFTTLATGGLGVLVSEHPVLLCEPTITDEAFRKKTAEILFEEMAVPAAFWAKQATLAAFAVGKSTALVVDIGASGVTVAPVYEGYCLQRNTRKYPVGGDFLDEQIARFLAKERRARGDARSTCGVQGAASDRRGCFGGLCLPAFAKKTRSIDKAGEEDEAENVEAESGKEASERGGKESEKTEKESELSRGKDTTGEEGRGRSEAEDDGFPDVDPSLLAASTQETVRVLKETVCRVHVDEEDEDEEEEEDEEGDGENGEGGRKRKNGKKKAPGRPTQRKGKKAASSGEENSSGGEGGDKKKSVFGKKKRKCRAAATGRAPALYELPDGSCIDCDRLKFDIGEILFRPREALRSLGLWEEEGEEKDALEARNKLKKSQDSYWEARLGGFEGITKAIEACIDSCDVDVRRDMLASIVVTGGASLMPGLLDRVSKELHSPLLFPFCNSPALKVRVIAPNTSVERAFSTWLGGSILASLGTFQQLWISKREYEEQGMEIISRRCR, encoded by the exons ATGCCACCCTTGGCCCCGCCGGCTTCGAGCGCTGCGGGGCCCGTGGCCGCCcctcaggtgtctccgttgcctgcgtcggcgtctccgcccatcggcggcgaagacgtcGGCGCGTTGGTGATTGACATCGGGACGCACACGGTCCGGGTGGGGAACGGCCAGGAAGACTGTCCCCGTcagtttttcctctcttgtgcGGGTTGCGAGACTCGCGCGGAAAAACAGACGAGGACACCTCCTCCAGGCAGATCCTTCTGCGGCAACGCCGAGGCGTGTTGCTGTTGCCGTCACGCTGGACGGACCCCGCCTCCCTCCCCCGCGCGAGAAGCTTGCCACAATGCGGAACCGtcttcggtttcttctgCCGGGCAAAACGAGGCTACacaagcgacagagagatctggagacgcgaaggcgacgtCTCCGGGGCTGTGCCCCACGTGCGCCTGTTTCGGGTGTAGCGCAAGGCGTTCCGACGCCCAGCTCGTCTTCCCCCTGAGTGTGTACGACCGAAGACCGCACTGCGAGGTGCGCAAGTGTCTCTCCTATGAAGTCGCGGAGACTTCCTCGCCCGCGTTGGACCCCGAGCTTCGCTTCGACGGCGACGTCTTTCGGACTCTCGTCTACCGCACCGTTCAAGGatcctctgtgtctttccgtTGCGCCCCGGCGCCTGCCAAGCTGTCTCCGGAGAAAGACTCCAATCTGTGCACCTGTTGCTGTGCCGGTGTCCTCTCGCCACCCTGGCCTTCGGGTTCTTTTCCGGAGCCTTTCACCACGCTCGCGACGGGCGGCCTCGGTGTGCTCGTGAGTGAGCATCCGGTCCTGCTGTGCGAACCGACAATCACGGACGAGGCGTtccggaagaagacggccgAGATCCTGTTTGAGGAGATGGCTGTGCCTGCCGCGTTCTGGGCCAAGCAGGCGACGCTGGCTGCGTTCGCAGTCGGGAAATCCACGGCGCTCGTCGTCGACATTGGCGCCTCTGGAGTCACCGTCGCGCCGGTCTACGAGGGCTACtgcctgcagagaaacacgcgaaAGTACCCCGTTGGGGGGGATTTCCTCGACGAGCAGATagcccgttttctcgcgaaggaaaggcgcgcgcgcggcgatGCGCGCTCGACATGCGGAGTACAGGGAGCCGCGTCAGATCGCCGGGGATGCTTCGGcggcctctgtcttccggcctttgcgaagaagacgcggtcGATAGACAAagctggagaggaggacgaagcggaaaACGTCGAGGCTGAGAGTGGGAAGGAGGCAAGCGAGCGGGGTGGAAAGGAGAGTGAGAAGactgagaaagagagcgaactgAGCCGCGGAAAAGACAcgactggagaagaaggtcgagggcgaagcgaggcagaagacgacgggTTTCCGGACGTCGATCCGAGCCTCCTGGCCGCCAGCACTCAGGAGACAGTGCGCGTCTTGAAGGAGACTGTGTGCCGCGTCCacgtcgacgaggaggatgaagacgaggaggaagaggaagacgaagagggcgatggcgagaacggggagggaggacggaaacgaaagaacgggaagaagaaggcgccgggGAGACCGACACAgcggaaggggaaaaaggcggcgtcaagtggagaggagaactcgagtggaggcgagggaggagacaagaagaaatCCGTGTttgggaaaaagaaacgcaaATGCCGAGCTGCCGCGACGGGCCGAGCCCCCGCGCTCTACGAACTCCCAGACGGATCTTGCATCGACTGCGACCGCCTCAAATTCGACATTGGAGAGATCCTCTTCCGCCCTCGCGAAGCCTTGCGGTCTCTCGGCCTgtgggaggaagagggcgaagagaaagacgcactCGAAGCGAGGAACAAGCTGAAGAAATCCCAAGACAGCTACTGGGAGGCACGCCTAGGCGGATTCGAAGGCATCACCAAG GCGATCGAGGCCTGCATCGACTCCTGCGACGTGGACGTACGCCGCGACATGCTGGCGTCCATCGTCGTCACGGGGGGCGCGAGTCTGATGCCAG gCTTGCTGGATCGGGTGTCGAAGGAGCTCCACTCGCCACTGTTGTTTCCCTTTTGCAATTCGCCCGCTCTGAAAGTCCGCGTGATTGCACCCAACACCTCAGTCgagcgcgccttctccacgTGGCTCGGCGGCAGCATTCTGGCCTCGCTTGGAACTTTCCAGCAACTATGGATCAGCAAGCGCGAGTACGAGGAGCAAGGCATGGAAATCATAAGCCGCAGGTGTCGATGA
- a CDS encoding gf17261, related, with amino-acid sequence MARAPNRAEKVDTMTPDGETLAFVDIGANLTDEMYQGVYFGKTKHGADLERVIDRARHAGCKKLLVTGGSLSDSEKAIELCRKFEVGSLGVYSDEHGAALLSFRPPAHAVEHLNKLVSLIERNRDRVAAIGELGLDADRTQFCDLETQKKYFELQLLLSRHFRLPLFLHMRDAETSFCEILGHTRDLWEAQGGVVHSFTDSEEALTRVLNLSPSLHIGINGCSLKTEENLQVVKSVPLERLHLETDAPWCDIRPTHAGFAILKDDLPTIAEEEKKKQKPQNWTPETQIKNRNEPCNIQHVARIVRQLVAPDVPFPAFTQIVCANSLRMFPLMAGK; translated from the exons ATGGCGAGAGCCCCCAACCGAGCAGAAAAAGTCGACACAATGACGCCAGACGGCGAgactctcgccttcgttgaCATCGGCGCAAATCTCACCGATGAAATGTACCAAGGCGTGTACTTTGGAAAGACGAAACACGGCGCAGATCTCGAACG CGTCATCGACCGGGCACGGCACGCAGGTTGCAAGAAGCTGCTGGTGACGGGCGGAAGTCTAAGCGACTCTGAAAAGGCGATTGAACTCTGCCGGAAGTTCG AGGTCGGCTCTCTCGGCGTATATTCAGATGAACATGGGGCGGCGCTGCTGTCTTTCCGGCCGCCAGCACATGCTGTGGAGCATTTGAACAAACTCGTGTCGTTGATCGAAAGAAATCGTGATCGCGTCGCAGCCATCGGGGAACTAGGGCTCGATGCTGACCGCACCCAATTCTGCGATCtggagacacaaaaaaa GTACTTTGAGCTCCAGCTGCTCCTCAGCAGGCACTttcgcctgccgctcttTCTTCACATGCGTGATGCTGAGACTTCATTCTGTG AGATCTTAGGGCACACTCGGGATCTGTGGGAAGCGCAAGGCGGGGTCGTTCACTCCTTCACAGATTCTGAAGAGGCGCTGACACGCGTTCTAaatctctctccctctctccacaTTG GAATCAACGGCTGTTCCCTCAAGACGGAGGAAAATCTGCAAGTTGTCAAGTCGGTCCCCCTTGAACGCCTCCATCTGGAAACAG ACGCCCCCTGGTGCGACATTCGcccgacgcatgcaggcttTGCAATCCTCAAAGACGATCTTCCG ACGAttgccgaggaagagaaaaagaagcagaaaccACAGAACTGGACGCCAGAGACGCAAATCAAGAACCGCAACGAGCCGTGCAATATCCA GCACGTTGCAAGGATTGTTCGTCAACTTGTCGCCCCGGATGTGCCGTTCCCTGCGTTTACCCAAAT CGTGTGCGCGAACTCGCTGCGAATGTTTCCCCTTATGGCCGGGAAATGA